The Yersinia entomophaga nucleotide sequence CCCTGCTGTCTGCTGCCGCTGGCAGCAATAGTTGGGTTCAGGTTAAAACACATCCCGAAATTAGCGGTGCGGTCCAACATTTCAAAACCCAGGGTATGCAGATTCTGGCGACACATCTTTCTGATAACGCCGTTGATTTCAGAGAAATTGATTACACTCGCCCAACCTGTATTCTGATGGGGCAGGAAAAAACCGGTATTTCAAAAGAGGCCTTAGCGCTGGCCGATCGCGATATCATTATTCCGATGATCGGGATGGTGCAATCTCTAAACGTTTCCGTTGCCTCTGCGTTGATTCTGTACGAAGCTCAGCGACAGCGGCAAAATGCCGGAATGTATCAGCGTGCAGCTAGCGTGTTGGATAAAGATGAGCAGCAACGGCTGCTGTTCGAAGGCGGTTATCCGGTTTTGGCACAGGTTGCCAAACGCAAGGGTCTGCCTCCTCCTCATATCGATGAGCATGGCCAGATTATTGCCGAGCCGCAATGGTGGTCTGCTATGCAAGCAACGGAGTCGTAAATGAAAGGCCACCTGCTCGATGCCGTTCCCCTGAGTACACTCTCCGGCGTTGGCGCAAGTCAGGCTGGCAAGTTGGCGAAAATGGGGCTGGAAACCATTCAGGATCTGTTGCTCCATCTACCTCTGCGTTACGAAGACCGCACCCGCCTTTATCGTATCGGTGACCTGCTACCTGGCATTTTTGCAACCGTGGAAGGCGAAGTGCTGCGCTCTGATATTAGCTTTGGCCGCCGTCGAATGCTGACCTGTCAGATAAGCGACGGCAGCGGTATTCTTACCCTACGCTTCTTCAATTTTAACGCTGCGATGAAAAACAGCCTGTCCCCCGGCAAGCATGTTATCGCCTATGGAGAAGCTAAGCGCGGCAACCACGGGCCGGAAATCATTCATCCGGAATATCGAGTACATGGAGAAAATACGGGTATTGAATTACAAGAGTCTCTGACTCCAGTTTATCCCACGACTGAAGGTATTCGTCAGGCAACGCTGCGTAAGCTCATCGATCAGGCACTAGCCTTACTTGATATCAGCGCTATCGCAGAGTTACTGCCGCAGGAACTCAGCCGCACGCTTATCAGTTTGCCAGATGCTATTCATACCCTGCATCGCCCACCAGCAGATATTCAGTTAACCGATCTGGAGCAAGGGAAACATCCGGCACAGCGCCGATTAATATTGGAAGAACTGCTGGCTCATAATCTCAGTATGCTGGCTGTACGGGCGGGAGCACAAAGCTACAAGGCTTTGCCGTTGCTCGCTGAAGAACAGCTAAAACAACGTTTTCTGGCTAATCTCCCCTTTAAACCAACCTCTGCTCAACAAAGGGTTGTGGGTGAAATTGAACAAGATCTGACTAACCCTTTCCCCATGATGCGATTGATTCAGGGTGACGTGGGCTCGGGTAAAACACTGGTTGCCGCTCTGGCGGCGCTGCGGGCTATCGCTCATGGCAAGCAGGTCGCGCTGATGGCACCGACGGAATTATTAGCAGAACAGCACGCAAATACCTTCCGTCAGTGGTTCGAACCACTGGGGCTGGAAGTCGGCTGGCTGGCTGGTAAACAGAAAGGCAAGGCGCGGCTGGCACAGCAGGAAGCCGTTGCCAGTGGACGGGTTTCCATGGTGGTGGGTACTCACGCTATCTTTCAGGAACAGGTGCAGTTCTCAGGGCTGGCGCTGGTTATTATTGATGAACAACATCGGTTTGGTGTTCATCAGCGTTTGGCGTTATGGGAAAAAGGCGAGGAACAAGGTTTCCATCCTCATCAGTTGATTATGACCGCCACCCCAATTCCTCGCACATTGGCGATGACCGCATATGCTGATTTAGATACTTCGGTTATTGATGAATTACCTCCGGGAAGAACGCCGGTCACTACCGTTGCCATTCCGGATACCCGGCGCAGCGATATTATTGCCAGGGTGAAAAACGCCTGTCTGGAAGAAGGCCGTCAGGCTTATTGGGTCTGCACGTTGATTGAAGAATCAGAATTACTGGAAGCGCAAGCAGCGGAAGTGACCTGCGAGGAGTTGAAAGCAGCCCTGCCGGAGATAAAAGTCGGTTTAGTACATGGCCGAATGAAAGCCGCGGAAAAACAATCGGTTATGCAATCATTCAAACAAGGGGAATTGCAGCTGCTGGTTGCAACCACGGTGATTGAAGTGGGTGTCGATGTCCCTAACGCCAGCCTGATGATTATTGATAACCCGGAGCGCCTCGGTTTAGCTCAGTTGCACCAGCTGCGTGGTCGGGTCGGGCGCGGTGCAGTGGCCTCTCACTGTGTGCTGCTGTATAAAACTCCGCTCAGTAAAACGGCTCAAATGCGCTTGCAGGTTTTACGAGACAGTAACGATGGGTTTGTTATTGCGCAGAAAGACTTGGAAATACGCGGCCCCGGCGAATTATTAGGTACGCGGCAAACCGGTAGTGCAGAGTTCAAAGTTGCTGATTTAATGAGAGATCAGGCTATGTTGCCTGAGGTTCAGCGCATTGCCCGTCACCTTCAACAGCAATATCCTGAAAGTGCAAAAGCGCTGATTGAACGTTGGCTGCCAGAGCGATCTCGCTACACCAACGCTTAAATATTATAAGGGAAAGCCATTGCGGCTTTCCCTTTAAACACCGACTTTAGCCCGCAACTGCTGGGAATATTGGCAGCAACAGATAAAGTTTTATCACAATCGCATTGACGATATCGATGAAGAAAGCACCAACCATTGGCACAACCAAGAATGCCAAATGAGAAGGGCCGAAACGATCGGTAATCGCCTGCATATTAGCGATTGCCGTCGGCGTCGCGCCTAAGCCGAAACCACAGTGACCCGCAGCCAACACAGCCGCATCATAGTTTTTACCCATCACTCGGTAAGTCACAAAGATTGCGTATAGCGCCATCGCCAACGCCTGAACCACCAGAATAACCAGCATTGGTAAAGCCAGGGAAGCCAGCTCCCAAAGTTTGAGGCTCATCAGCGCCATTGCCAAAAACAGCGACAAACTGACGTTACCCAGCACGGAAACCGCACGGTCAAACACCTTGTAAAAGCCAACCATAGCCAGACCGTTGCTAAGGATCACGCCAACAAACAGCACGCAAACAAAGGTCGGTAATTCAAACATTGTGCCCTGTAGCAAGGCTGCAATGTGATGCCCTGCCATCAAACAAATGGCAATCATCGCAATGGTTTCGACCATCACCAACGGCGTAATCAGACGGCCAGTAGATGGTTTTTCAAATGCAGATGGCAGCTCGCTATCTTCCGGTTTTCCATCCGGCGTAGAAGAATGCTTCACCAGATAACGGGCCACAGGGCCGCCGATCAATCCACCTAAAACCAGGCCGAATGTGGCACAAGCCATTGCTACTTCGGTAGCATTTTCAAAACCATAACGCTCGACGAACAGTTTACTCCACGCCGCACCGGTTCCGTGACCACCGGAAAGCGTGATAGAACCCGCCAATAGGCCCATCAAAGGATCTAGCCCCATCAGCTTCGCTAACGCGATACCGATGGCGTTCTGCATTAATAGCAGGCCGACTACCACAAAAACGAATACGCTTAACGCTTTCCCGCCGGCACGCAGGCTGGCCA carries:
- the trmH gene encoding tRNA (guanosine(18)-2'-O)-methyltransferase TrmH — translated: MNPQRYARICEMLATRQPDLTVCLEQVHKPHNVSAIIRTADAVGIHQIHAIWPTAEMNTLLSAAAGSNSWVQVKTHPEISGAVQHFKTQGMQILATHLSDNAVDFREIDYTRPTCILMGQEKTGISKEALALADRDIIIPMIGMVQSLNVSVASALILYEAQRQRQNAGMYQRAASVLDKDEQQRLLFEGGYPVLAQVAKRKGLPPPHIDEHGQIIAEPQWWSAMQATES
- the recG gene encoding ATP-dependent DNA helicase RecG; amino-acid sequence: MKGHLLDAVPLSTLSGVGASQAGKLAKMGLETIQDLLLHLPLRYEDRTRLYRIGDLLPGIFATVEGEVLRSDISFGRRRMLTCQISDGSGILTLRFFNFNAAMKNSLSPGKHVIAYGEAKRGNHGPEIIHPEYRVHGENTGIELQESLTPVYPTTEGIRQATLRKLIDQALALLDISAIAELLPQELSRTLISLPDAIHTLHRPPADIQLTDLEQGKHPAQRRLILEELLAHNLSMLAVRAGAQSYKALPLLAEEQLKQRFLANLPFKPTSAQQRVVGEIEQDLTNPFPMMRLIQGDVGSGKTLVAALAALRAIAHGKQVALMAPTELLAEQHANTFRQWFEPLGLEVGWLAGKQKGKARLAQQEAVASGRVSMVVGTHAIFQEQVQFSGLALVIIDEQHRFGVHQRLALWEKGEEQGFHPHQLIMTATPIPRTLAMTAYADLDTSVIDELPPGRTPVTTVAIPDTRRSDIIARVKNACLEEGRQAYWVCTLIEESELLEAQAAEVTCEELKAALPEIKVGLVHGRMKAAEKQSVMQSFKQGELQLLVATTVIEVGVDVPNASLMIIDNPERLGLAQLHQLRGRVGRGAVASHCVLLYKTPLSKTAQMRLQVLRDSNDGFVIAQKDLEIRGPGELLGTRQTGSAEFKVADLMRDQAMLPEVQRIARHLQQQYPESAKALIERWLPERSRYTNA
- the gltS gene encoding sodium/glutamate symporter; translated protein: MFHLDTYGTLVAATLVLLLGRKLVQSVPFLTKYTIPEPVAGGLLVALLLLLVQKTLGWEISFDMSLKDPLMLTFFATIGLNANLASLRAGGKALSVFVFVVVGLLLMQNAIGIALAKLMGLDPLMGLLAGSITLSGGHGTGAAWSKLFVERYGFENATEVAMACATFGLVLGGLIGGPVARYLVKHSSTPDGKPEDSELPSAFEKPSTGRLITPLVMVETIAMIAICLMAGHHIAALLQGTMFELPTFVCVLFVGVILSNGLAMVGFYKVFDRAVSVLGNVSLSLFLAMALMSLKLWELASLALPMLVILVVQALAMALYAIFVTYRVMGKNYDAAVLAAGHCGFGLGATPTAIANMQAITDRFGPSHLAFLVVPMVGAFFIDIVNAIVIKLYLLLPIFPAVAG